From the genome of Silurus meridionalis isolate SWU-2019-XX chromosome 12, ASM1480568v1, whole genome shotgun sequence, one region includes:
- the dhrs13a.3 gene encoding dehydrogenase/reductase SDR family member 13a.3 isoform X1: protein MAAVLLIITAAFAGYILLYYNMCRGSRCRSTAMLKGKTAVVTGANTGIGKETALDLAKRGARVILACRSQEKGEAAAFDIRRESGNPAVLFMHLDLASLKSVRDFAETLLKTEPRLDLLINNAGLMVAGRTEDGFGMVFGVNHLGHFLLTLLLLDLLKSSGQSRIVNVSSGLHRLGSVDFSTLSTHKDLVTGQSLWHCFMAYCHSKLCNVLFTRELANRLEGSSVTCYSLHPGVVATELGRNLNFWMKLPHLIFSKLFCLTPEGGAQTTLHCALQEGLEPLSGRYFSSCALHKVSNMARDDGLAKKLWEVSERMCGLS from the exons ATGGCTGCTGTGTTGTTGATAATAACAGCTGCATTTGCCGGATATATACTTCTTTATTACAACATGTGTAGAGGATCCAGGTGCAGAAGTACAGCAATGTTAAAAGGAAAGACTGCTGTAGTCACTG GTGCCAACACTGGCATTGGAAAGGAAACTGCCCTGGATTTAGCCAAACGAGGGGCCAGGGTTATTCTTGCCTGCCGAAGCCAGGAAAAAGGCGAGGCGGCTGCTTTTGACATCCGAAGG gaaAGTGGAAACCCAGCTGTGCTGTTCATGCATCTGGATTTGGCCAGTCTTAAGTCCGTGCGTGATTTTGCTGAGACATTACTCAAGACTGAGCCCAGACTGGACCTGCTCATCAACAATGCAG gaCTGATGGTAGCAGGAAGAACTGAAGATGGCTTTGGCATGGTGTTTGGGGTGAATCACCTGGGTCACTTTCTTCTCACTTTGCTCCTGCTGGATCTGCTGAAGTCATCTGGGCAAAGTCGAATCGTCAATGTGTCCTCAGGGCTGCATCGCCTGGGCTCTGTGGACTTCAGCACTCTCAGCACACACAAGGATTTGGTGACAGGACAGTCACTGTGGCACTGCTTCATGGCCTACTGCCATAGCAAACTCTGTAATGTGCTGTTTACCCGAGAACTGGCCAACCGTCTAGAGGGGAGCAGTGTGACCTGCTATAGCCTGCATCCTG GAGTAGTAGCTACAGAATTGGGCCGCAATCTGAATTTTTGGATGAAGTTGCCGCATCTGATCTTTTCCAAGCTTTTCTGTCTGACTCCAGAAGGTGGAGCTCAGACCACTCTCCACTGTGCTCTCCAAGAGGGCTTGGAGCCTCTGAGTGGCCGATACTTCTCCTCTTGTGCCCTACACAAAGTCAGTAACATGGCTCGAGACGATGGTCTGGCCAAAAAGCTGTGGGAAGTAAGCGAGAGGATGTGCGGCCTGTCTTGA
- the cryba1a gene encoding crystallin, beta A1a isoform X2 produces MTQINPAPVGPWKITVYDQENFQGKHMDFTSSCKNIMECGIDNVRSVKVECGAWVGYEHSTYCGQQFILERGDYPRWEAWSGSNAYHIERLMSFRPICCANHKESKILVFERENFIGRQWEMNDDYPSLQAMGWPNNEIGAMQVQSGAWVCYQYPGYRGYQYILESDRHGGEYKHYREWGSHAQTFQIQSLRRVQQ; encoded by the exons ATGACTCAGATTAATCCAGCACCAGTAGGACCATGGAAG ATCACAGTTTATGACCAGGAGAACTTCCAGGGCAAACACATGGACTTCACTTCTTCCTGCAAGAACATCATGGAGTGTGGAATTGACAACGTACGCTCAGTGAAGGTGGAGTGTGGAGC CTGGGTAGGTTATGAGCACTCCACTTACTGTGGGCAACAGTTCATCCTGGAGAGAGGAGACTACCCTCGCTGGGAAGCATGGAGTGGCAGCAATGCCTACCATATTGAGAGACTGATGTCTTTCCGCCCAATCTGCTGTGCT AACCATAAGGAGTCAAAGATCCTAGTCTTTGAGCGGGAGAATTTCATTGGCCGCCAATGGGAGATGAATGATGACTATCCCTCTCTGCAGGCTATGGGCTGGCCCAATAATGAGATTGGAGCCATGCAGGTCCAAAGCGGAGC CTGGGTTTGCTACCAGTATCCTGGCTACCGTGGCTACCAATATATCTTGGAATCTGATCGCCATGGAGGCGAGTATAAACACTATAGGGAGTGGGGATCCCATGCTCAAACCTTTCAGATTCAATCGCTTCGCCGAGTCCAGCAGTGA
- the unc119a gene encoding protein unc-119 homolog A, with amino-acid sequence MRVKHGAEGGLAVTTEEELLKKPVITPDDVLGLEMITDNYLCSPEDNVHKIEFTRFKIRDMETGTVLFKITKPPALESGEDRRKDLDPNGGRFVRYQFTPAFLRLRQVGATVEFTVGDSPINNFRMIERHYFRGRLLKSFDFEFGFCIPNSKNTCEHIYEFPPLSEELMNEMIQYPYETKSDSFYFVDNKLVMHNKADYSYSGGP; translated from the exons ATGAGAGTGAAGCATGGGGCCGAGGGAGGACTGGCGGTCACCACAGAGGAGGAGCTGCTCAAGAAGCCCGTGATAACGCCGGACGATGTGCTCGGCCTGGAAATGATTACTGACA ATTACTTGTGTAGTCCAGAGGATAATGTCCACAAGATCGAGTTCACCAGGTTCAAGATCCGTGACATGGAGACAGGGACAGTTCTTTTTAAGATCACCAAGCCTCCTGCTCTGG AAAGCGGAGAGGACAGAAGAAAGGACCTTGACCCTAACGGCGGGCGGTTTGTACGCTATCAGTTCACTCCAGCCTTTCTGCGGCTACGACAAGTCGGAGCTAC GGTAGAATTCACAGTAGGAGACAGTCCCATCAACAACTTCCGCATGATCGAGAGACACTACTTCCGAGGACGTCTGCTGAAGAGCTTTGACTTTGAGTTCGGTTTTTGTATCCCCAACAGCAAGAACACCTGTGAACACATCTATGAATTCCCTCCCCTCTCTGAGGAGCTTA TGAATGAGATGATCCAATACCCATACGAGACAAAGTCAGACAGTTTCTACTTTGTGGACAACAAACTGGTGATGCACAACAAAGCAGATTACTCTTACAGCGGCGGCCCATAG
- the crybb1l3 gene encoding crystallin, beta B1, like 3 isoform X1 — protein sequence MMNKSSAMSHTAVQGSVGSRSAMGMHTYRIYLFECENFQGRVMELNGECRNICDKGFDRVRSIRVECGPWVGYEQQNMCGEMFMLEKGEYPRWDTWSNSYRCDHLMSLRPVRMDSQDHKICLYECANFEGRKMEVCDEDIPSLWSYGFYDRVASIQVSGGTWVGYQYPGYRGYQYLFECGPFKHWNEWGANHPQIQSIRRVRDMQTHRRGCFEMTA from the exons ATGATGAACAAAT CTTCAGCCATGTCTCATACCGCTGTGCAGGGGAGTGTTGGAAGTCGTTCTGCCATGGGGATGCACACATACCGG ATCTATTTGTTCGAGTGTGAGAATTTCCAAGGTCGCGTGATGGAATTGAACGGCGAGTGTCGCAATATTTGTGATAAGGGCTTTGATCGTGTGCGCTCCATCAGAGTGGAGTGTGGCCC GTGGGTGGGTTACGAACAGCAGAACATGTGTGGCGAGATGTTCATGTTGGAAAAGGGAGAGTATCCTCGCTGGGACACCTGGTCCAATAGCTACCGCTGTGATCATCTCATGTCCCTCAGGCCAGTCCGCATG GATTCCCAGGATCATAAGATCTGTCTGTATGAGTGTGCAAACTTTGAGGGCCGTAAAATGGAGGTTTGTGATGAGGATATCCCCAGTCTTTGGTCCTATGGCTTTTATGACAGAGTAGCAAGCATTCAAGTCTCCGGGGGAAC gtGGGTTGGGTACCAATACCCTGGCTATCGTGGATATCAGTACCTGTTTGAGTGTGGCCCCTTTAAGCACTGGAATGAGTGGGGAGCCAATCATCCCCAAATACAGTCAATCCGCCGAGTGCGAGACATGCAGACACATCGGCGAGGCTGTTTCGAGATGACTGCATAA
- the crybb1l3 gene encoding crystallin, beta B1, like 3 isoform X2 gives MSHTAVQGSVGSRSAMGMHTYRIYLFECENFQGRVMELNGECRNICDKGFDRVRSIRVECGPWVGYEQQNMCGEMFMLEKGEYPRWDTWSNSYRCDHLMSLRPVRMDSQDHKICLYECANFEGRKMEVCDEDIPSLWSYGFYDRVASIQVSGGTWVGYQYPGYRGYQYLFECGPFKHWNEWGANHPQIQSIRRVRDMQTHRRGCFEMTA, from the exons ATGTCTCATACCGCTGTGCAGGGGAGTGTTGGAAGTCGTTCTGCCATGGGGATGCACACATACCGG ATCTATTTGTTCGAGTGTGAGAATTTCCAAGGTCGCGTGATGGAATTGAACGGCGAGTGTCGCAATATTTGTGATAAGGGCTTTGATCGTGTGCGCTCCATCAGAGTGGAGTGTGGCCC GTGGGTGGGTTACGAACAGCAGAACATGTGTGGCGAGATGTTCATGTTGGAAAAGGGAGAGTATCCTCGCTGGGACACCTGGTCCAATAGCTACCGCTGTGATCATCTCATGTCCCTCAGGCCAGTCCGCATG GATTCCCAGGATCATAAGATCTGTCTGTATGAGTGTGCAAACTTTGAGGGCCGTAAAATGGAGGTTTGTGATGAGGATATCCCCAGTCTTTGGTCCTATGGCTTTTATGACAGAGTAGCAAGCATTCAAGTCTCCGGGGGAAC gtGGGTTGGGTACCAATACCCTGGCTATCGTGGATATCAGTACCTGTTTGAGTGTGGCCCCTTTAAGCACTGGAATGAGTGGGGAGCCAATCATCCCCAAATACAGTCAATCCGCCGAGTGCGAGACATGCAGACACATCGGCGAGGCTGTTTCGAGATGACTGCATAA
- the cryba1a gene encoding crystallin, beta A1a isoform X1: MPASLREICGIGLHSPLITRDDGVPQATLKLSIFVSMTQINPAPVGPWKITVYDQENFQGKHMDFTSSCKNIMECGIDNVRSVKVECGAWVGYEHSTYCGQQFILERGDYPRWEAWSGSNAYHIERLMSFRPICCANHKESKILVFERENFIGRQWEMNDDYPSLQAMGWPNNEIGAMQVQSGAWVCYQYPGYRGYQYILESDRHGGEYKHYREWGSHAQTFQIQSLRRVQQ, from the exons ATGCCAGCATCCCTGAGAGAGATTTGCGGGATAGGACTGCACAGTCCCCTCATCACACGAGATGATGG TGTTCCTCAGGCCACTCTCAAACTCAGCATATTTGTAAGCATGACTCAGATTAATCCAGCACCAGTAGGACCATGGAAG ATCACAGTTTATGACCAGGAGAACTTCCAGGGCAAACACATGGACTTCACTTCTTCCTGCAAGAACATCATGGAGTGTGGAATTGACAACGTACGCTCAGTGAAGGTGGAGTGTGGAGC CTGGGTAGGTTATGAGCACTCCACTTACTGTGGGCAACAGTTCATCCTGGAGAGAGGAGACTACCCTCGCTGGGAAGCATGGAGTGGCAGCAATGCCTACCATATTGAGAGACTGATGTCTTTCCGCCCAATCTGCTGTGCT AACCATAAGGAGTCAAAGATCCTAGTCTTTGAGCGGGAGAATTTCATTGGCCGCCAATGGGAGATGAATGATGACTATCCCTCTCTGCAGGCTATGGGCTGGCCCAATAATGAGATTGGAGCCATGCAGGTCCAAAGCGGAGC CTGGGTTTGCTACCAGTATCCTGGCTACCGTGGCTACCAATATATCTTGGAATCTGATCGCCATGGAGGCGAGTATAAACACTATAGGGAGTGGGGATCCCATGCTCAAACCTTTCAGATTCAATCGCTTCGCCGAGTCCAGCAGTGA